Part of the Brassica oleracea var. oleracea cultivar TO1000 chromosome C8, BOL, whole genome shotgun sequence genome is shown below.
AGTGACTTGGACGACGAGTCACACTTCTCCTTCCGCTTTCTGTATATAAGTTCACTTTGTTCTCCTCCAACACTTGCTCTGTTTTGAATGAGATGCTTTCCAACATGTTTTTTTTTTTAGTGTCAGCGAGTCTCCTGTCTCGATGCTGCAAAACTCTTATGCAAAATGAGCTTCTTGTATAATCTTACATGTTCAATTCTTGATGACTTGCCATCATTATAACTCTTTTCCCTTCTGAATGTTCTGCAGGATCGATGCTTGGATTGTAAATAATGGATGAATCTCTGGAGAATCAAACTCAAACTCAAACTCTTGGTAAATCATTTCTCTTCTGTCCCCATATTAAAGTGACAAGTGCTTTGTTTAAAGTGATGAACGGATTTTATCAAGACGATTGTGTTAAAACAAATTGCATATGAAATAAAGTGTATTGCTTTATTCTACACCATACTGTGGTCTGCTGGAGAAACCGTCTTAATTTTTGTGTGTTGAAGTATTGATAATGACTGCTAAATATATTTATACTCCACATTTGGTTTTCAGACCAAGAGAACGAAATAGTTACTGAAGGTAGCGCGGCTGTTCATGGTGAGCCTTCTCAAGACGGCAGTGTTCCACCTAAAGTTGATAGTGAAGTGGAAGTCCTCGATGAGAAAGTCAGTAAGCAGATCATAAAGGAAGGTCACGGTTCCACACCATCCAAGTACTCCACGTGCTTCTGTAAGTATAGTACCCTTAGCTTTCCCCTTTCTACACACTTTTTGGGTTACTGATTTTCTATTTTACTTACTGTTCCCTTTCTCATTGGCTCTCCTGACTGAGTTTAGAAATTTTGTTAGGGGGTTTATTCACGTAGAAGAGAGTTGAAATGTGGTATAAGCTTTTGTGAGCTGGCGGCTTTTGAGAAAATAAATTACTTTGAAATGTCTCCTCTGAGTAGCGAGGAACAGTTAATAGTCCAACGTTTCCCTGAGTAAATCTTCTACAGGGTTATCCATTTGTTCGAGTTTTTCTACCTAGCTGACCTATATTATCTTGGGTCATAGTGCACTACAGGGCATGGACCAAACACACGCAGCACAAATTTGAGGATACATGGCAAGAGCAGCAACCTATTGAAATTGTTCTAGGAAAAGGTATGTTGCTATCCATTATCTACTCTACTTCTACCCCTTTCTCGTTGGATGCATGATGCATCTGAGTCAGCTTTGTGTTTCATGTGAATGTAAAGAAAAAAGGATATTTGGGAGGAAAGAAATTGAGTCAGCTTTGTGTTTCATGTGAATGTAAAGAAAAAAGGATACTATACATTTTTCTAACGAGACTGTGGACTAAGAAGTGAAATGTTTGTCTGTGGGACAGAGAAAAAAGAAATGGCCGGTTTGGCCATCGGTGTCTCTAGCATGAAGTCTGGTGAACGTGCGCTCTTGCATATTGGCTGGGAACTGGGATACGGGAAAGATGGGAACTTTTCTTTTCCAAATGTTCCTCCTATGGCGGACTTGTTATATGAGGTTGAAGTTATTGGATTCGATGAAACAAAGGAGGCAAGTTCTTATCTTTAATATTATGAGCAACTGATATGGATTGTTCACAAACCAAGTATTATATCCCAAGCTGACTTAAGAGGATGGATTGTTCAGGGAAAGGCTCGCAGTGATATGACTGTGGAGGAAAGGATTGGTGCCGCAGACAGAAGGAAAATGGATGGGAATAATCTGTTTAAGGAGGAGAAACTGGAGGAGGCCATGCAACAGTATGAAATGGTTATGGATCTTTTCTCTTTCTTTCTAACAATTACTGAGCGATTCTTGACAAAACTCTTGCCTCTCCTTTCGGATTTCGATCATGGTTTTTGCTGTCTCAGGCCATTGCATACATGGGGGATGATTTTATGTTTCAGCTGTATGGGAAGTACCAGGATATGGCTTTGGCAGTTAAGAACCCATGCCACCTTAACATGGCAGCTTGCTTGATCAAGCTTAAACGATACGACGAAGCAATTGGTCACTGTAACATTGTAAGACTCATCATAGCATTCATCGAAAGAACATATTTTTTCGTTTTTCTCTAATCAAAGATGTAAAACTTGTCAGGTGTTGACAGAAGAAGAGAAAAACCCAAAAGCGCTGTTCAGAAGAGGGAAGGCCAAGGCAGAGCTAGGACAGATGGATTCAGCTCGTGAAGATTTTCGAAAAGCTCAAAAGTATGCTCCTGACGACAATGCGATCAGAAGAGAGCTACGAGCGATTGCAGAGCAAGAGAAAGCTGTGTACCAAAAGCAAAAGGAGATGTACAAAGGAATGTTTGTAGTGAGAGAAGAAAGTGGTGGCAAAGGAAAGAGCCGCAACTGGTTGATAATGCTGTGGCAATGGTTGGTGTCCCTCTTCAGCCGGGTCTTCGGACGTCACAGAGTTAAAGCAGATTAATAATGTAATGAAAGCTTAATCAAATTCAACTATAAATGGTAAACTGTTCGTTCTTCTATGTTGCAATGAATCTGAGAGACATGTAGCTTCTTGATCTTATTTATGATGTGGTGGATTTACAAAAACCGAATGTCTTTAGCTAAACTACCATGTGGGATTGGGGAGGGTGACATGGGTCCAAGCGAAGTAAGCACAGACCATTAGTTGAGATATATAAACATAGACTGCAAAAGAAAGACTCATAAGCATCAGGTCCTTCATGTCTCCTTTCTTCTCTGGCTTCAGAGTCTTCCCCATCTTCTCTGCCGCTGAGATCATCTTTGAAACTGTTCTCTGGATCACTCCTTGGCTCTCTTCCGGTGATTTTTGTTTTCGACAAGACATCACAGTCAGGGATCTGAGGCTGTGTCTGCTTGGGGCTTGTCTTGTTGTACGGTGGTTGTGGGGTGAGCAGAGTGGGTGGTAGAAGGTGGTGAGTGCCGCCATAGGAAGATGAATAGAATAATAATTGAAAAAAAAAAATTCTTTTAGGAATCAAAAAGTGAGGAGGAAAGATATCTGAATCTCTACTAATAGGATGAGGACAAAATGATTGAAATAAAAACAAGGTGTGGATAGACCTAATCTAACACACCTATCAGGGGCTGCGAGTTCAAAGGTTAGGTGGGTTTGGTTGGTTAGTTTAGTTTTCGATTAGTTTGTTTACACAAAATTTTGGCAGGTTGAACTGAACAAAAATATTCGTTGGTTTTCGGTTAGTTTGCTTTAAATTTTTTATCGAACTGAATACAAGTTCAGTATTCAGTTAGTTTTGTCGTTTAATTTGACTTAATTACGTAATTTTGATTAAAATTGAATATTTCGGTTAAATTTTGATTAATTTAATTAAAAAAAAAAAATCTACCGATCCATTCAAAACCTATAACCAGACACGAATGAAAAAACAAAACATTTGGTTCGATTTTGCCAATTGAAGTCCGCAATTTTGGCAGGCCTAAAGAGAGAGTCACAGCATGTGAGTCTAGAATCTATCCAACTCATTTCTCTATTCACACACAATCAACACACATTATGGTGACTTGTGAGATCAATAATGAATCAAGTGGATTACAAAAAAATAGTAAAAAGTCAAAAGCTTCTCGAAAGAAGGTTTTTCTCCTTCTTACATGTGTTCCTGTCTCCATCCCCTATTATTAGATTAATAATAAATCGAGATATGTTTAAAAAATCTGGTTGCTGAAAAAACCGTATCAACTCTTTGCATATTTAAACAGGCCCACGCAAACAAGATTAGCAATAACTGTGTCGATTTGTCCTAATAATTTCCCAAAATATTTTAAAACATCCACGTGTCCCTAGTTGCTGACGTCACATTTCCCTTTTTTATTTTAAAAATCAATCATCTCCTTCATTCCATCATCTCCTTCCTCGGAAAACTTCTAATTGTGTTGCAGAGAGATGTTCTCTTCCTCCACTCTCGTCTATTCTCTTTCCCTCTTCCTCTCCCTATCACTCCTCTCCTTCCTCTTCTTCCTCTCTTCCTCCCGCCACGACATCCTCCCCCCCGCCGATGAACTCGACGACCTTTCCCTCTTCCACCGCGCCGCCGTCTCCTCCTCCTCCAGCAACCGCCGCCTCATCTCCCTCTCCGAAACTCCCCCTCCTCCTCCCAAGATCGCATTCCTCTTCCTCACGAACTCCGATCTAACCTTCCTCCCTCTCTGGGAACGCTTCTTCCAAGGACACGAGCATCTCTACAACGCTTACATCCACGCGGATCCATCCTCACGCATCTCCCCACTCCTCTCCTCCACGATCAACGCCAAATTCATCCCGGCCAAGAAAACCGCACGCGCTTCCCCTTCCCTAATCTCCGCGGAACGGCGGTTGATCGCACGCGCCATCCTCGACGACCCTAACAACCTCTACTTCGCTCTCGTCTCGCAGCACTGCATCCCTCTCCACTCCTTCGCTTACATCCACAACCACCTCTTCTCCGCTCGATCCTCACCACAATCTCACCACCAAAGCTTCGTCGAGATCCTCTCCGACGAGCCTTTCCTCCCGAAACGGTACGCCGCGCGTGGATTCGACGCGATGATGCCGGAGATTTCGTACCAGGACTTCCGCGTGGGGTCTCAGTTCTTCGTTATGGCGAAGCGTCACGCGTTGATGGTGGTCAGGGAGAGGAAGCTGTGGAGGAAGTTTAGGTTGCCTTGCGTCGATGGTGGATCTTGTTACCCCGAAGAGCATTATTTCCCGACGTTGTTGTCTCTTGAGGATCCTGAAGGCTGTAGTCATTTTACTCTCACACGTGTTAACTGGACCGGGAGTGTTGGCGGTCATCCTCACACGTACGGGGCGAACGAGGTGTCGCCGCGGCTGATTCGCTCGCTGAGGAGATCGAATTCGAGTTTGGATTACTTCTTCGCGAGGAAGTTCTCGCCGGAGTCGTTGCAAGGGCTGATGGAGATAGCTGATGATGTGATCTTCAGGGATTGAATCAATGAAAGTGAATTAGGTAAACACTCGAATTACCTCCAAAATGTAGATGAATGAGAAAAGGTTGTGTACTGAGAATCTTAGAAGAAGTTTGTTGTTTGATGTTTGTCTTTTCTTCTTCTTTTGTGTCTGTGTGTTTCAGGTCTGAAGTTTTAGAAGAAGTTTGTGGTTGGCGCTCCTCGAAGAAGAGTGGCAAATAAAGGTGAAACTCTTGTGTGCGTGTGTGTGTTTACACTGTGTCTTAGGGAAATTAGATGGTTGGATTGGGTGTAAAAGGAAAATGTAAATAGTCCTCAAGGGCAAAGTGAAAGCTATCATCAAGTTGTGGCCAAATCGGCTCTCTTTTTGTTTTCATCTCCTTTCCCTCTGGAGACATGGAGAGAGTGTGAATGGCAAAAGGGCCTTCCCCTCTCTTTTGTTTCAGAAAAGTGTGAATGTAACAAATCTTTGTTATATTGAATACCAAAAATATAGTTTTTTTCTAGTCCGTCTAGCTTCATAATAGTTTGATGGATCATTGGGTACTTTGGATGGTCTTTTTTTACATGTTGGAGTGGTAGTAACGGTCCTCCATGCCTGACTTGCATTACAATCATGCTGTACGTTTGAGATACTTTTTGAGGAATTCCATTGTACTTCCATGCCATACAAGAGCATCAACTTCAACTATTCTCTCGCTAGTTTTCAGTAAAAGCATGACGCTTTACAAAAGGATTGTTCAGCAAGTGTTTACCCTTTGCGCGAGAGCCCTCTAACCCTTGAACTTTCTTATATTCTCTGTACCACCCATCCAACAAAAGATGCATAATATCATTATCATGATTCAATACTTTTTTGCATCAAGGCTCTCCCACAACTGTAAAGTTTTTCTCATGACTGGATCAGCTGAAAATCCTTCTGCGTATGCACCTATAGCGACCAACAAGCTCCTCCATTTCTCCCCATTGTCCTGTACACATCACCAAACCAATTTCCTCTCTTACTTATCTCTCTTATTATTGTATCGTAGTAGATGTGATGATACTGCTATAAGCCCTTCTGAATAGATTATAGTCAGACTAACCTCTGGTTTCTTAAAAGCAAGATCTCTTGTTTCAAACGGTACTATGTAATCCGGGAGATCAGTCCGTAACAGTGCCTGCCATTTAAACAAAAAGAAAAGTCATCATCTCTGCATTATGAAACTCTAAAAACTGAAACGAATGAGAGAAGGAACATAAAATCAAAACCCTACCAACTTCTTGCTTAGCATGGCTTGATCCGCGTGAGCTATTAAGCTCTGTTGCAAAGAAAAGGTTAAGAGAGTAAAAATTAGGCATTGCATGTTGAAGAAGTACTAGCTCGCCTATGCAAGAGCCATCTCACTCACCTCTTTTAATTTTCCTTCCTTTATTTCATCAATAGACTGCAACAGATTCTCCAATGTGCCTGATGATACAATAGAAAAATAATGATTAACAGGTAGCCAGGTGGATGCAAATCAATGAAGTCAAAGCATATAGTATGTGTATCAACGACTTACCAAATCTAGATAACAGTTCCACTGCATGCACGTTCCCAATTCCATCAATTCCTGCACGTAAACACAAGCATGATTGGATTGGATCTCACTTTAGCCATTCTCTGCGTGCACTTTTGCTAAATTTTTGTATTCAACCATATTCACAAATGCAGCTATGAAATTAATATCAGAAACAAATTTGTAAGGGGTAGAGGAGGTGAGTGTTGCCTGGAATATTATCAGATTTGTCTCCAGCAAGGGCTATGATATCAACAAACTGGGCTGGCTTCAAATTTCCAAACTTTTTAGCAAAATCTTCTACTCCAAAAGAAACCATCCTGGCCATAAGAAGCGGCAGCATTGACACCAATGAGTGAGAAAATGCAAATATAAAGAGACACAACAGTTGTCTAACGTGAATTTCTTACTCTGATCCGCGTGGTGCTATTCGAAGAAGACGAAGCGAGGGAGAAAGAATCTGAAAGAAGTCTTTGTCTGGAGAGACAACTCGAACCTGTTAGGAAGCAACAAACAAATGATTAGGCCACATCTAGGAAAAGGACAAATTCAACAGAACCTCGGTTTAAAATGAGCAGAAAACACTTTTTCAATAGCTGATGATGATTACTTTATAACCAGCACCAATGCTTCGCATAGCCAGTGTTCCAATAACATCATCAGCTTCTACACCTGGCACCTGTCTTCATAGAATTTCTACCCATTAGTGAGTAATCAGAATAAATAAAAGGAGATATGACATTTATGCGTACGATTTACCTCTATAACCTTTACAGACATTGCCTTGATGGACGCTTTGAGATATTGAAGTCCTTGTACTACGGTATCAGGTGTGGGAGGACGATTACTTTTATAGGCAGGGTAGAGAGTATGACGGAAGTTCATGCCTGTAACAGTTAAAGCACAGAATAAAGATAGGTTAGATATTGATGAAATTACCTATTATTCATACTTCACACTCTACATAAAGGAAAGGGAGAATCATGGAATGCAAAAAAGCCTAAAAGGCATAACTATGAAAGACAGGCGTTCCCATCACTCCGAAGGAGAAAGAGTAGTGGATATACATATTTGGGTTGAGCATGTACAAGACGAAAATAACAAAAGGCAGTAGCAGACTTAGCATTGGAGCTAAATACTGCCCAACATATATATGCCCAATCGGTAACATGCATATTTTCAGAAATCAATTTACTCTATTCTCTATACCAAAGTTATGACTGCCAAAAAGCGACAACCAAACAGCCCAAAATGTCACCCATGACAAGTAAGCCATAATATTTGGACTAAATTCTCTGAGGCGCACAAAAGAAAAATCAGTTCAAACTGAAAGTAAATATCTATAGAAGCAATGTAATTAAGGATTTGATATTATTAGTAAACGATATTGCTTTCACAACCATCGAGTCAGCACACTAACTTAACTCTCAAGAAAAACACCCCATTTGTTAGAATATCAACTGATCCAACCAACATCATTAACTTAAGTTTGACTTAAGACATGGAGCTTACCTTTCGAAGAATGATAACCAATTGACGAATTAGAAGTACTGCCATAAGCAACTCCTGAAAAAGACTCTATTTTGTCAAAAAGGAGTAAACTGGAAAAATTCAGGTCCACAAACCATTTAATCTTTTTGCCCCACATAACCTTGTCTACTAGATGATATATTTGTCAGATTACCACTATCATGTACAATTAGAAACCGCTCTCTTGATAGCTTAGTATAAAATCCCATCAATATGACTATCAACATCAAGTAATATATCACTATCTAGGTGGTTGAAAACGTGACGTCAACACTGATTCAAACAATTGAGGAAGCCGATACTTATACAAAAATACAATAAAGTTCTGGGGAAAGTTTAGCAGACAGCACACAACAAGCTGAACACAATCGTTGTTATACGAGAGGAAAAATAGTGAATATAATATCTATAGATGACTTGTGGAGCAATAAGCATCAACTGATAAGAGGCATGCATTCACATAGTCGAGTAAAAAAATCAGAGGCCATAACTATCGAACTAGAGCTAGATTAATTCGCCCTACAATACCGCATAAAATGGCTAGACGTCGATGAACTTAACAAAGTGTGGCAGACCCAATGTCTACTAAAGTTAGGACTCACCATCATGGTCGAACACCACCTGCATGTACACAGTGAACTAAGTCAGCAGGGTATATCCAAGAATTAGCAGTAAAAAAATGTGAGAAAGAGAACTACAATGACTTCATCTTAAAAATCACAGAGATGAAGAAGTGAGAGACAAAATGGAAATGGAACATACCGCCACATGGGATGGGAGAAATTTCAAAACATCAATGATCTGCAAGTTATAACACAACGCAGAAAAGGTAAGAAGCGGAATCCTAAAGTTAGAAGAGTAAACAAGAAAGAGATGCTTAAAAGCCTTAAGTTGAGAAACACAATTCAAAAGGCAACCATGATTAGCTTGAACAGCCGTCCAAAAATGGTAAAAGAAGCATTTACAATCAATAGAGTTAATTTAAGTAGAGGACAGTATGAAAGATTTTCACTTACAAGAGAAAGAGCTGAGAATATAGTCAGAACCCAGTCGGCATTTCCATCAGCGTGAGTCAGATGACCATGATTCAACCTTGCTGCACTTTCCCCAATCATATGCAAGCAAAGAAAACTACATTATATCTATGTATGTAGTAACAGATGGAGAGTAGACAATATACCTAAAAGCTTATAGTAAGCCCTGTAAATAATGGAAGTCCCATCGATAAGCATCACTCTGCCATTGGAAGAAGCAGCGCTAATTGCTGCGTTAGCTTCCAGATTTATCGAGGCAGGCGCAAGATGTTGACTTTTAGAGAATTGAGAAACCGTTGCGTCCAAATTACAAGTGGAACTGCAAAAACACTGAACTCCCCACCACATATATATATATATATATATGTATGTGGTATCAAAATTAGTATCTACCTCCTCAACATCAAACTAGCCACTAATATCTTATGTGAATAAGCCTAACCAATTATGATGTGAAACATACGATTAAGAGTAAGAAAAACACAGCGATAATGACTCAGGAGACTTGGAAGGAGATATAGTATACAAGCAAGTAAGCATGTTTCTCACCTTGGTGGTGCGTGAAAGAGAAGGAGAGAGGAGAGAGTAGTTCCTCCTCCTATTGCATAAACTTCCAATTCTCCCGGGGAAACACAGATTTCTCCACAGCAAACGGGAGTGGTGAGAGAGATGCGACGTCATTAGGTCACTGGCAAGAATGAAGGAGCGTTTAACCTGAACTGCAAACACTTTCACAGAAAACAACAGAAGCAGACGAATCAAAACGAAGATTAGACGAAGAAAGGAGTGTGGAGGAAGCTTGCAGAAATGGGGGGAGGCGAGACGAGAGGAAGGATTTTACCGCTCGCTCTATGCGTCTCCGTGTCTTCTTCACCAAATCTTCTTTCTCCCACTTTAGGACGACGACTCCAATAGACCTGCGGGTTCGGTTTACGAATCGGTTCGTTCGGTTTTTTTGGTTAATTTGTTCTTTGAAATTTTTTTACCAAATTGAGCCAAAATAATTTACGGTTTGGTTCTTTGGATTTCGATTAATTTGATTCTTCAGTTTTTTAAAAATAAAATTGAACTGGACCAATTTTTTTTTAATTTTTGTGTTTCTGTTATTTTGGATGATTAAGTTAGTTCAATCAATTCGATTCAAAATATTAGTATAATTCCAATTGAAAATTTTCCTGTGATAGTTTTTTTAAGTTTTTGTCGCAAAATAGCTGCCAATAAAAAAAATGATCCAATTTTTTTTATTAAAAAGTAAAATTACATTTAGATCCTGAAGTTAACTAATTTAGAATTATGGTTTAAAGTTAAAAAGTTTTGAGAATATGATTTCAAATTTAAAAATAAATATTAAAAAATTTAAAATAAAAATGGGCTATCTTGATCATTTTTCATATTAAAAATTATTTTTGTGACAAAAGTAAAAAAAGAAAGGCTAATCAAAGAAAATTGATCCGATTGAATTTGCTTTAAACCAAACCAAACCGATCCTCGAATCAACCCTGTAACCAAATTAATTATGTAACTGATCGGGTCTATATCAACATAGGCCCCTAAAGCCCATAGTGACAAAAAAGGCCCCTAAAGCCCATTATATTATATAGGCCTTGAGAGTGTGCTGTTTTTAATTACATCAAAACCCTTGACTACATAGAGTCGAAAACCCTAGAAACGAGAGTTGGACGAGAGGATCAAAGAAGAAGAATGACGCAGAAGAGCAATCAGTTCAAGGGCCAACAGAAGAAGAAGACTGTTGCCCCAAATCGCCATGGAAAAGCCATTCAAACTCGCAAAGGTATTCTCACTTTAATCTCTCGAGATTTTCTGTTTCTCAGATTATCATTGTCTTCTTGTGTTTGTTCTTACAGGAAGGAGATACATGAAACCGTCAAAGACGACGAAAGAGTTAGACACCGACCGGGTATCTTCTCTCTGTTCCTTCTTCCATCTCCGTTAATCTTGAGTCGAACTGTTATCATTTTTTTAATTAAGTTTGGTTTTGTTAATGTTGGAGCAGGAGCTTACGAAATTCATAAACCGTTGCAATGAAGTCAAAGCTGCCAACGCTGCTTGCAAAGAAGGTGGTCAACTCAATATTCTCAAAGCCGAATCTCATGCTGAGCCGTCAAAGAAATCCGCCAAGTAGACGAATCATTTTTTTTTCCTTTCAAATTGTTAAACTTTTGTGTTTCTTACAACAGTTTTGTCACAAATCAAAGTAACAAAGGTTATGTCAAAGCACACTTTCTACGAGTGATTGAATCTCCATACGCTTATGAATTTAGTATTACCATTAATTATGAGCTGTTACTACCTTCTTCGTTCCCATTGCTACGCACCTGATTTGAGAATTGCCTTCGATGTTATGCGTTTCAATGTTATTGAGATGCTCTTTTTCCTCTCCTTTTCTCAGCCACCTCTTGGTTGTGCTGCCCCTCCCGGATGCGGAGACCATTATACAGCTAAACAGAACTCTTACTACTCACCTGATCAATTACTCGCAGTACCTTGTCGTTTTTCCCACAGCTGTCTCATTTTCTTATGATAAAATTTTGTTACAACGACAGCCCAAATTAGAACTTGCATCTTTGAAACAAACCTAGCTGTTTCTAATCAACATACTTGAGGTCCCAGCATGAAGCCTCCTATCCAGCAGTTATGAAGGCGAGATTGGATCGTTGGCTAAAACTGATATGTAATCTGAAATGGAGTTTGAGTTTACCTCCTGCAGTTATAGAGTAGCCACTGGTTGATCTAACAAAGGGTCTACTCTCCCTGAGTAGAGAAGACCCCTAAGAAATAGTTTATTCTCCCTCAAAGATAAGCGCATTATTTCCCTGCCATTACATAGTTATACATTACCGAATCTATCAGGAAATTTGTGGTTTAGGTTTCATATGTAATTCTAAACAATATTCATAACGATATCGAATATTTTCCAGTTTCACTTTCGGATTTCCACGAGACAAAAGACGCAGAATGTGTGTCATACCTAACGATCTGTGAACATGTCTTAGTGTACAAATCTAACACAGAAGCTGTTCCATCCTCGCATTCAGTTAAAGAAAACAAAAGTCTTCACTATCTTCTTTTTTTTTTTAGACAAAAAAAAAGTCTTCACTATCATGGATAGAGAAGCCAGTCCTACAGGGTATACAGGAACTAGGTAGCTAAGTATCGTAGTTATCATTGTCAAGTTATAGTCCAATTTCAAGCAAGATGGAGCTAAAGTTAGGAGAAAGAAACAAGAAGGTTCCCAATTCAACAACTCGATCAATATTCCAAGAGAATGTTTTGGAATATCCCCAACAACACTTCTTGTACAACATTTCCTTGCCTTAATATT
Proteins encoded:
- the LOC106307218 gene encoding peptidyl-prolyl cis-trans isomerase FKBP42, with product MDESLENQTQTQTLDQENEIVTEGSAAVHGEPSQDGSVPPKVDSEVEVLDEKVSKQIIKEGHGSTPSKYSTCFLHYRAWTKHTQHKFEDTWQEQQPIEIVLGKEKKEMAGLAIGVSSMKSGERALLHIGWELGYGKDGNFSFPNVPPMADLLYEVEVIGFDETKEGKARSDMTVEERIGAADRRKMDGNNLFKEEKLEEAMQQYEMAIAYMGDDFMFQLYGKYQDMALAVKNPCHLNMAACLIKLKRYDEAIGHCNIVLTEEEKNPKALFRRGKAKAELGQMDSAREDFRKAQKYAPDDNAIRRELRAIAEQEKAVYQKQKEMYKGMFVVREESGGKGKSRNWLIMLWQWLVSLFSRVFGRHRVKAD
- the LOC106307219 gene encoding uncharacterized protein LOC106307219, with the protein product MAALTTFYHPLCSPHNHRTTRQAPSRHSLRSLTVMSCRKQKSPEESQGVIQRTVSKMISAAEKMGKTLKPEKKGDMKDLMLMSLSFAVYVYISQLMVCAYFAWTHVTLPNPTW
- the LOC106312169 gene encoding uncharacterized protein LOC106312169, producing the protein MFSSSTLVYSLSLFLSLSLLSFLFFLSSSRHDILPPADELDDLSLFHRAAVSSSSSNRRLISLSETPPPPPKIAFLFLTNSDLTFLPLWERFFQGHEHLYNAYIHADPSSRISPLLSSTINAKFIPAKKTARASPSLISAERRLIARAILDDPNNLYFALVSQHCIPLHSFAYIHNHLFSARSSPQSHHQSFVEILSDEPFLPKRYAARGFDAMMPEISYQDFRVGSQFFVMAKRHALMVVRERKLWRKFRLPCVDGGSCYPEEHYFPTLLSLEDPEGCSHFTLTRVNWTGSVGGHPHTYGANEVSPRLIRSLRRSNSSLDYFFARKFSPESLQGLMEIADDVIFRD
- the LOC106312168 gene encoding DNA polymerase I isoform X2 gives rise to the protein MTSHLSHHSRLLWRNLCFPGRIGSLCNRRRNYSLLSPSLSRTTKCFCSSTCNLDATVSQFSKSQHLAPASINLEANAAISAASSNGRVMLIDGTSIIYRAYYKLLARLNHGHLTHADGNADWVLTIFSALSLIIDVLKFLPSHVAVVFDHDGMNFRHTLYPAYKSNRPPTPDTVVQGLQYLKASIKAMSVKVIEVPGVEADDVIGTLAMRSIGAGYKVRVVSPDKDFFQILSPSLRLLRIAPRGSEMVSFGVEDFAKKFGNLKPAQFVDIIALAGDKSDNIPGIDGIGNVHAVELLSRFGTLENLLQSIDEIKEGKLKESLIAHADQAMLSKKLALLRTDLPDYIVPFETRDLAFKKPEDNGEKWRSLLVAIGAYAEGFSADPVMRKTLQLWESLDAKKY
- the LOC106312168 gene encoding DNA polymerase I isoform X1, with the translated sequence MTSHLSHHSRLLWRNLCFPGRIGSLCNRRRNYSLLSPSLSRTTKCFCSSTCNLDATVSQFSKSQHLAPASINLEANAAISAASSNGRVMLIDGTSIIYRAYYKLLARLNHGHLTHADGNADWVLTIFSALSLIIDVLKFLPSHVAVVFDHDGVAYGSTSNSSIGYHSSKGMNFRHTLYPAYKSNRPPTPDTVVQGLQYLKASIKAMSVKVIEVPGVEADDVIGTLAMRSIGAGYKVRVVSPDKDFFQILSPSLRLLRIAPRGSEMVSFGVEDFAKKFGNLKPAQFVDIIALAGDKSDNIPGIDGIGNVHAVELLSRFGTLENLLQSIDEIKEGKLKESLIAHADQAMLSKKLALLRTDLPDYIVPFETRDLAFKKPEDNGEKWRSLLVAIGAYAEGFSADPVMRKTLQLWESLDAKKY
- the LOC106310426 gene encoding uncharacterized protein LOC106310426, translated to MTQKSNQFKGQQKKKTVAPNRHGKAIQTRKGRRYMKPSKTTKELDTDRELTKFINRCNEVKAANAACKEGGQLNILKAESHAEPSKKSAK